The genomic segment CCGGAAGATGCGTCAGTAGCGATCGTTTGGCAAATTCAGCACTTCGGGTACAGGCATCGTGTATGGGAATGGGACAGGTTGCCGGAGCCGCTGCTGCTTTGGCATGCCTGAGAAATACTACGCCTCTGGGTGTTCCCATTCCGGAAATCAAAAAGATACTTGAAAATTGTCAGGCAATAGTTCCGTGAATTCTCAATGACAACAGCCTGTTTAAAACTGGTAATTTGAAATAGAAAATCTAACAGGAGAATTCGGAATAGAAGCTAAAATACTCAAAGTATGCTTTGAATAAAGAAGCTATGAACTATACTGATTTATAACTGATACTTTGAGTTAAAGTATAAAAAGGCCGGCCTTAGGTGTGTGAGGTTATTTTATATTAAAATCCCTCCGGATTCCGTTTTTGGATAGTGTCGACAGTTGAATTTATTTTTTTCTGTATGAAATAACTATCTACTTCACCTGTCTTTGTGTTAAATGTAATTTTTCTTCCTGTATCTCCTCCTATATTAGAGAAAACAATAGGTATTTTAAATTCATTGAGAATTTCGGTAGCTATCTTAACATTTCTTCTTCCGATATGGAATCTTGTTGGAGTTCCGGTAAGCACCTCCGCACCTCCCAGTACTTTAGCTTCGATGTCCTCATACTTACATCCGAAATTCAGCAATCCTTCAAGGATACGGATAATAGCCAGATTTCCATATTTCATGGTTGCCAGGTCATTACCATTCCATTGGGGTAGAATATAGTGGTTAATGGCTCCTATTTGCATTTGTGGAGAGTACAGGCAAACCGAAACGCACGATCCCAATACCGTACTTACAATATGAGGAACTTTATCAACAAAAATGTCTGCCGGATATAATAAATATCTTGGTAAATCTTCCATGTTATATCTTAATTGCCGCTCAAATATAATTACGTAAAAATGGGAAAAATGTTTCATTCTACATATTCCACCAGTTTAATGGGAATATTTTTTGAAAAAATACATATATTTTTAGTAAAATATTTCGTGTGGTCTTGTTTATAATAAAAAAAGCCGTACCTTTGCGAACCATTTTTTAGAGTAAAATAGAATAGATTAAATAGACTTTATGCCTACAATTCAGCAATTAGTAAGAAAAGGACGGGCCAAACTTGTGGATAAAAGTAAGGCGCCTGCTTTGGATTCTTGCCCTCAACGGAGGGGTGTTTGTGTTCGTGTATATACTACCACTCCGAAAAAACCCAATTCGGCTATGCGTAAAGTAGCCCGTGTAAAGTTGGTCAATCAGAAAGAAGTGAACGCCTATATTCCTGGTGAAGGTCATAATCTTCAGGAGCACTCGATCGTGTTGATCCGTGGCGGTAGGGTGAAAGATCTTCCAGGTGTACGTTACCACATTATCCGTGGGGCTCTTGATGCATCCGGCGTTGAAGGTCGTTTGGCCAGCCGTTCGTTGTATGGTGCCAAGAGGCCAAAAGCTGCAAAAGCTAAAAAATAAGAATTATACACATTATATAGGATACTTCAATGCGCAAGACAAAACCTAAAAAAAGAATATTATTACCTGATCCCGTATATGGTGATAAAGAGGTAACCCGGTTTGTGAACAACCTGATGTTGGATGGCAAAAAGTCGACTGCTTTCAATATTTTCTATGATGCAATGAAAACTGTTGAAGCCAAGGCCAAGGAAGATGATAAAGCGCCTTTGGATATATGGCGTAAGGCACTTGAAAACATAACACCTCAGGTTGAAGTTAAAAGTCGTCGTGTAGGTGGTGCCACTTTTCAGGTACCGATGGAAGTCCGTCCGGATCGTAAGGTTTCGGTAAGCATGAAAAACATGATTCTTTATGCAAGGAAACGTAGTGGTAAATCCATGAGCGAAAAACTTGCAGCCGAAATTTTAGCCGCGTATAACGAAGAAGGAGGAGCATTTAAAAGAAAAGAAGATATGCATAAAATGGCAGAAGCCAATCGTGCATTCTCACATTTTCGTTTTTAATATTCCGCTAAATTAATAAAGAAGAAAAAGGAGTATATTAATAATTAAATGAGTAAAGATTTAAACTATACCAGGAATATTGGTATAATGGCGCACATTGATGCCGGTAAGACAACTACGTCTGAGAGAATTTTGTTCTACACGGGTGTCAATTATAAGCTGGGAGAAGTTCATGATGGCGCCGCAACCATGGACTGGATGGTGCAGGAGCAGGAAAGAGGGATTACCATTACTTCCGCTGCAACATTCTGCCAATGGAAATACAATGATCAAGTATATAATATTAATCTGATAGATACCCCCGGTCACGTTGACTTTACAGTCGAAGTAGAACGGTCATTACGTATTCTCGATGGAACAGTCGCTTTATTTTGCGCTGTAGGTGGTGTTGAGCCGCAATCGGAAACAGTATGGCGTCAGGCTGAAAAATATGGTGTACCCCGTATAGGATTCGTTAATAAAATGGATCGTAACGGAGCCGATTTTATAGGTGTGGTAAACCAGGTCCGGGAGCGCCTGAAATCTAATCCGGTTCCATTGGTAATTCCTATTGGAGCCGAAGATAAATTCGAAGGTATCATCGACCTGATTACTTTTAAAGCTGTTTATTGGCTTGATGATAAAGGTCAAAAAGTTGAAGTAAAGGAAATTCCGGCAGAAATGTTGGATGAAGCTACAGAATGGCGTAATCAATTGATCGAGTCAGTAGTGGAAACCGATGATGTCTTAATGGAAAAGTTCTTTGATGATCCGGATACCATCACTGTTGAAGAATTAAAAACAGGTATACGTAAAGCAGTCATTGCACAAACGATTGTGCCGATGATGTGTGGTTCGTCGTTTAAAAACAAAGGCGTACAGTATTTATTGGATGCCATTGCAGCATATTTGCCAAGTCCTCTTGATAAAGGAAATATAACAGGTATTAACCCGGATACGGAGGACACCGTGACCCGTAAGCCTGATGATAAGGAACCTTTAACAGCTCTTGCTTTTAAAGTAGCTACGGATCCTTATGTCGGTCGCCTGGTCTTTATTCGTGTTTATTCAGGAACATTGGACAGTGGTTCATACGTGTTGAATACCCGTTCAGGCAAAAAAGAACGTATCTCGCGTTTGTTCCAGATGCATTCGAATAAACAAAACCCTATAGAAAACTGTAGTGCCGGTGATATTTGTGCTGCAGTCGGTTTAAAGGATCTGCGTACCGGAGATACTTTATGTGACCCGGCGAAACCAATCGTGTTGGAATCGATAACTTTCCCGGATCCAGTAATCGGTGTGGCTGTAGAACCAAAAACACAAGCAGATATAGATAAGCTGGGCACAGCTTTATCAAAACTGTCTGAAGAAGATCCTACTTTCCGGGTGAAATCAGATCCGGATTCCGGCCAAACTGTGATAGAAGGAATGGGTGAACTCCATTTGGAAATCATTCTTGACCGTTTACGCCGTGAGTTCAAAGTGGAATGTAACCAGGGTAATCCTCAGGTCGCATATAAAGAAGCCATTACCGCTTCATACCAACATCGTGAAGTATTTAAGAAACAAAGCGGTGGACGTGGTAAATTTGCCGATATCATTGTAGTGGTAGGGCCGGCTGATGAAGGTGTTACGGGGTTGCAATTCATTAATGAAGTAAAAGGTGGAAATATTCCCAAAGAATATATTCCTTCTGTTGAAAAGGGTTTCAAAGAATCCATGCAAAATGGTGTTTTGGCCGGGTTTTCTTTAAACAGTATGAAAGTAACTTTGCTCGATGGCTCGTATCACGCTGTCGACTCCGATTCGCTCTCATTCGAAATTTGTGCCAAACAGGCATTCCGTGAAGCTTGTAAACATGCTAAACCTATCCTTCTGGAACCGATCATGTCCGTTGAAGTGGTCACACCGGAAGAATATATGGGTGATGTAATTGGCGACTTCAATAAACGTCGTGGTCAGATCACAGGTATGGAAGAAAGGGGAGGAGCACGTGTTGTCAAATGTAAAGTACCGCTCTCTGAGATGTTCGGGTATGTAACCGTGTTGCGTACTATCACATCGGGTCGTGCCACATCGACGATGGAATTCTCTCATTACAGTCCTTTGGCTGATAATTTAGCTAAAGAAGTGATATCAAGCGTTAAAGGAAATGCCTAATAGAACAGCAAATTCATTATTTTTTTAATTCAATATGAGCCAAAAGATTAGAATTAAACTTAAATCTTACGACCACAATCTGGTGGATAAGTCGGCTGAAAAAATCGTTAAAACGGTGAAAATGACAGGTGCTTCGGTAAGCGGTCCTATACCCCTTCCTACACACAAGCGTATTTTCACAGTGAACCGTTCGACCTTTGTTAATAAAAAATCAAGGGAACAATTCGAACTCAGTTCATTCCAACGTTTGATGGATATTTACAGTTCTACGCCTAAAACCATCGATGCGCTGATGAAGTTAGAGTTGCCCAGCGGCGTGGAGGTAGAAATCAAAGTGTGATCATAAAGGTTTAAGCAGTGGTGGGGAATCAGAAGGCATGATGAGATCCACCTTATATCATTCATTTAATAATTAATAAACTATGCCAGGAATCATTGGAAAAAAGATAGGGATGACCTCGATTTTTACACCGGAGGGTAAAAATGTACCTTGTACGGTTATTGAGGCTGGCCCTTGCGTAGTCACCCAAATCAGAACCGTTGAGAAAGACGGTTACGACGCTCTGCAGTTGGGTTTTGGTGAAAAGAAAGAAAAGAATACTCCTAAAGCAGAGAGGAAACATTTTGAAAAAGCAAAAACATCACCTAAGAGATTGCTTATTGAATTTCGTAACAATGAAATAGATGTGAACAATTATAAATTGGGACAATCTATTACTTTGGCCGATATGGAAGGAAAAATACAGGTAGATGATTATGTTGATGTGATTGGAACATCCAAAGGAAAAGGTTTTCAGGGTGTAATGAAACGCCACAACTTCGGAGGTGTGGGCGGTGCCACTCACGGACAGCATAACCGTTTACGTGCACCTGGTTCCATGGGAGCATCTTCATATCCTTCACGTGTTTTTAAAGGAAAGAGGATGGCCGGCCGTACAGGTGGTGAAAGAGTAAAGATTCAGAACCTCGTAGTTTTACAGGTACTCGCTGATAAGAATCTTTTATTAGTAAAAGGCTCTGTTCCCGGAGCAATTGGTTCATATTTAATAGTTGAATATTAATGGAAGTAGCAGTATATAATATAGAAGGGAAAGATACCGGAAGAAAGGTATCTCTTGATGATGCGATTTTCGGTATCGAACCGAACGACCATGCCATTTATCTGGACATTAAACAATATTTGGCCAATCAACGTCAAGGAACACACAAAGCCAAAGAAAGATGGGAAATTGCCCGCAGTACCCGTAAGATCAAACGTCAAAAGGGAACAGGAGGAGCTCGTGCCGGTAGCTTGAAATCACCAGTGTTTGTTGGTGGTGGACGAATATTCGGTCCCCTTCCGAGGGATTATTCTTTCAAATTGAATAAAAAAATGAAACAACTGGCCCGTCTTTCAGCACTTAGCCATAAAGCCAAGAGTGAAGGAATCATGGTTGTTGAAGATTTCAATTTTGATGCCCCTAAGACGAAAGAATTCGTACAAATACAAAAGAATCTGCAGATCGTTGACAAAAAGTCCCTTTTTGTATTTGCAGAGAAAAAGGATAATGTATATTTATCATCCAGGAATTTGCAAAAAACAAAGACCGTTACTGTTTCAGGTTTGAATACATATAACATTACTGACGCATCGGTATTGGTTTTTTCAGAAAGTTCGATCAATGTTTTACAACAAAACTCGTAACCCAAAATGAAAACGTCATTAGAAATACTTTTAAAGCCGGTACTCACCGAAAAAATGACATCTCAGGAAGAAAAACTGAATCGTTATGGTTTTTTGGTAGAGAGGACGGCCAATAAATTGCAGATCAGAAAAGCAATTGAAGAAATGTATGGGGTTACGGTTGTGTCTGTGAACACCATGCGTTATGCTGGAAAGAATAAATCGAGATTTACAAAGTCAGGCGTCATTTCTGGTAAGAGCAATGCTTACAAGAAAGCGGTAGTGACTGTTAAAGAAGGTGAAAAAATTGATTTTTATAGTAATATCTAAACGGTTATGGCATTAAAGAAATATAAACCCACAACACCGGGGCAGAGACATAAAATCGTCACTACCTTTGACGATATTACATGTGCTACTCCGGAAAAATCGTTACTTTACCCTGTTAAAAGATCAGGTGGACGTAATAGTTCCGGTAAAATGACTATGCGCTATATCGGCGGCGGTCATAAAAGACAATTACGTATTATCGATTTTTTAAGAGATAAAGAAAATATTCCCGCTATCGTAAAAACCATCGAATACGATCCTAACCGTAGTGCTCGTATTGCATTGGTGGCTTATGCCGATGGTGAAAAACGTTATATTATAGCTCCTGTCGGGCTTAAGGTCGGACAGAAAGTAGAATCAGGACGTAATGTTGCTCCGGAAATCGGAAATACATTATATTTATCGGATATTCCATTGGGTACCATTGTTCACAATATTGAACTTCGTCCCGGTGAAGGAGCATCTATGGCTCGTAGTGCCGGAACATATGCGCAATTGCTTTCTCGTGATGGCAAATATGCCAACCTGAAATTACCTTCAGGTGAAGTTCGTATGATCTTGGTCACTTGTAAGGCTACGGTCGGTTCAGTATCTAATCCGGATCATTCAAACGAGCAATCAGGCAAGGCCGGGCGTAACCGTTGGCTGGGACGCCGTCCCCGTACCAGAGGTGTTGCTATGAACCCTGTCGATCACCCGATGGGTGGTGGTGAAGGCCGTGCTTCAGGAGGTCATCCCCGTTCTCGTAAAGGTTTACCTGCTAAAGGTTACAAAACGAGAAATAAGAAGAAAGCTTCTAGTCAATATATTGTAGAACGTAGAAAAAAATAATCCGATATGAGCCGTTCATTAAAAAAAGGTCCTTTTATTGATTATAAGTTGGAAAAAAGAGTTCTCGAAATGAACGAAACCAACAAGAAATCTGTCATTAAAACCTGGTCGAGACGTTCGATGATTTCTCCCGATTTTGTAGGACATACTATTGCCGTACATAATGGAAACAAATTCATCCCTGTATATGTGACTGAGAATATGATAGGTCACAGGTTGGGTGAGTTTTCTCCAACACGGGTGTTCAGAGGACATGCCGGTAAAAAATAATTGTAAAGCCTGAAAGAATAATCGTTATGAGCAAAAGAAAGAAAATAACAGCCGATAAACGTAAAGAGGCAAATAAAACAAAAAGTTTTGCCATCCTTAGAAATTGTCCTACATCGCCCCGTAAGATGCGTTATGTAGTAGACATGATCAGGGGAGAAGAAGTGAATAGGGCTTTAGATATATTGAAATTCAGCAATAAAGATGCTGCTATCAGGGTTGAAAAACTCCTCAAATCTGCAATTGCCAACTGGCAAAAGAAAAATGAAGGAGAGCGTCTGGAAGACAATACCCTGTTTGTTTCAGAAGTAAAAGTTGACAGCGGACGTGTAATGAAACGTCTGCGTACAGCACCTCAAGGTCGTGGTTACAGGATGTTGAAACGTTCGAACCATGTTACACTTGTGGTAGATAAAGTGCAAAACGAAACTCAAACTCAAACCAAATAAGTAACTGTAAATGGGACAAAAAACAAATCCAATTTCGAATCGTCTTGGAATCATCAAAGGTTGGGACTCCAACTGGTATGGCGGCAAGGACTTCTCTGAAAAAATAGTAGAAGACAACAAGATACGTAAATATCTCAATGCCCGTTTAGCCAAAGCCAGTATCTCGAAGATCATTATTGAGAGAACCTTAAAATTGATTACAGTTACGGTACACACTGCCCGTCCCGGTATTATTATCGGTAAAGGCGGACAAGAGGTGGATAAACTAAAGGAAGAGTTGAGGAAAATCACTCAAAAGGATGTTCAGATCAATATTTTCGAGATCAAACGTCCGGAGTTGGATGCTACCATTGTAGCAAACAACATTGCCCGCCAGGTCGAAGGCAAGATTTCATATCGCCGTGCTATGAAAATGTCTATCATGTCGACCATGCGTATGGGCGCCGAAGGTATCAAGATTATTGCTTCCGGCCGTTTAGGAGGTGCAGAAATGGCTCGTGCCGAAATGTTGAAAGAAGGACGTATCCCTTTGCATACATTTCGTGCCGATATCGATTATGCCCTTGCAGAAGCATTAACCAAAGTTGGTCTGATTGGTATCAAGGTATGGATTTGTAATGGTGAAGTTTACGGAAAACGTGACCTTTCACCGAATGTAGGTAACTTCGCAGCTTCCCAACAAGGAAACAGCCGTTCTCCTCGCGGCGAATTCCGTGGTGAAAGAGGTGATCGCGGAGGTAAAAGAGGCGGTGGCGGTGGCCGTCGTCGCTAATAATCATTTTAAAGGATAGAAGCATTAAAATATTAGAAAATGTTACAACCTAAAAAAACCAAATTCAGAAGACGCCAGAAAGGACGGATGAAAGGTAATTCGCAACGCGGACATGAGCTTTCTTTCGGTTCTTTTGGTATCAAGACCTTGGATTGTGCATGGATTACCGGTCGTCAAATCGAAGCTGCCCGTCAGGCGATTACCCGTTATATGAAACGTGAAGGCCAGTTATGGATCCGCATTTTTCCTGATAAACCTATTACCAAAAAACCTGCCGAAGTTCGTATGGGTAAAGGTAAAGGTGCTCCGGAAGGATTTGTTGCACCCATTACTCCGGGTCGTATCATGTTTGAAATAGAAGGCGTACCTTATGAAATTGCCAAAGAAGCACTTCGTTTAGGGGCTCAAAAATTGCCTGTTCATACGAAGCTTGTAGTACGTCGTGATTACGTTTTTGAAAAATAATTGACCGGACATGAATACATCAGAGATCAGAGAATTATCAACGAAAGAGTTGATTGAGCGTATCGAAAACGAAAAGAATATGCTCACTAAAATGAAGTTGAATCATGCCGTTTCTCCGTTGGATAACCCGATGAAGTTGAGATTTGCGCGTAAGAACATTGCACGCTTATTGACCGAGTTAAAAAAGAGAGAATTAGCCGAAAAACAGTAATTAGAGTCCAATGGAAAAAAGAAATTTAAGAAAAGAACGTATCGGTGTTGTTGTCAGCAACAAAATGAATAAAACCATTGTTATTGCTGTGAAAACAAAAGTAAAACATCCGATGTACGGAAAGTTTGTGAATAAGACCTCTAAATTCTTTGCCCACGACGAGGGAAATACATGTGGTATCGGTGATACGGTTCGCATTATGGAAACCCGTCCTTTAAGCAAAAACAAGAATTGGAGATTAGTTGAAATCATAGAAAGAGCGAAATAATCATGATACAACAAGAGAGTAGATTAAGCGTAGCCGACAACAGCGGAGCAAAAGAAGTATTGTGTATCCGCGTACTTGGAGGAACACGCCGTAAATATGCAAGTGTCGGTGATACTATAGTTGTTTCCGTAAAGGATGCGATCCCAGCCGGCGATATTAAAAAAGGAACGGTCAGCAAAGCCGTTGTTGTACGTACTAAAAAAGAAATCCGTCGTGCCGATGGTTCGTATATCCGTTTTGACGATAATGCAGTAGTATTATTGAATAATGCGGGCGAAATCAGGGGTACCCGTATTTTCGGCCCTGTTGCACGTGAATTACGTGACGGTTTCATGAAGATTGTTTCGTTGGCTCCTGAAGTTTTATAATCATCAAAAAACGAATTTGAAATGAGCAAAAAGTTACATATCAAAAAAGGCGACATGGTGATTGTGAACGCCGGTGATGACAAAGGTCAGCAAGGACGGGTACTGGATGTTATCTTTGACAAGAAGAAAAATCGTGTCCGTGCGATAGTAGAAGGTGTGAATATGGTCACCAAACACACCAAACCTAATGCAAAGAATACCAATGGTGGTTTCGTAGAAAAGGAAGCTCCCATACATATTTCTAATTTAAACCATATCGATCCGAAAGAAAAGAAAGCAACCCGTATCGGCCGTCGCCGGGATGGGGATAAAGTGGTTCGTTATGCAAAAAAATCAGGGGAGGAACTTAAATAATGAAAAAGTATATTCCTACATATAAAACAAAATATCAGAAGGAAGTTGTTCCTGCTCTGATGAAAGAGTTTGGTTATACCAGTGTAATGCAGGTTCCTAAAATTGAGAAAATCATTATCAATCAGGGAGTAGGCCGTCATTCGGTAGCAGATAAGAAGATCATTGATACTTCTATCACCGAATTGTCTGCTATTGCAGGACAAAAAGCAGTAGCAACTGTTTCCCGTAAAGATATCTCAAACTTCAAGCTTCGTAAAGGAGTTCCTGTTGGAGTTCGTGTTACTTTACGCAGTGGTAAGATGTATGAATTTCTTG from the Bacteroidales bacterium genome contains:
- the rplN gene encoding 50S ribosomal protein L14, with protein sequence MIQQESRLSVADNSGAKEVLCIRVLGGTRRKYASVGDTIVVSVKDAIPAGDIKKGTVSKAVVVRTKKEIRRADGSYIRFDDNAVVLLNNAGEIRGTRIFGPVARELRDGFMKIVSLAPEVL
- the rplV gene encoding 50S ribosomal protein L22, with product MSKRKKITADKRKEANKTKSFAILRNCPTSPRKMRYVVDMIRGEEVNRALDILKFSNKDAAIRVEKLLKSAIANWQKKNEGERLEDNTLFVSEVKVDSGRVMKRLRTAPQGRGYRMLKRSNHVTLVVDKVQNETQTQTK
- the rpsJ gene encoding 30S ribosomal protein S10, whose translation is MSQKIRIKLKSYDHNLVDKSAEKIVKTVKMTGASVSGPIPLPTHKRIFTVNRSTFVNKKSREQFELSSFQRLMDIYSSTPKTIDALMKLELPSGVEVEIKV
- the rplW gene encoding 50S ribosomal protein L23 — translated: MKTSLEILLKPVLTEKMTSQEEKLNRYGFLVERTANKLQIRKAIEEMYGVTVVSVNTMRYAGKNKSRFTKSGVISGKSNAYKKAVVTVKEGEKIDFYSNI
- the rplD gene encoding 50S ribosomal protein L4; the encoded protein is MEVAVYNIEGKDTGRKVSLDDAIFGIEPNDHAIYLDIKQYLANQRQGTHKAKERWEIARSTRKIKRQKGTGGARAGSLKSPVFVGGGRIFGPLPRDYSFKLNKKMKQLARLSALSHKAKSEGIMVVEDFNFDAPKTKEFVQIQKNLQIVDKKSLFVFAEKKDNVYLSSRNLQKTKTVTVSGLNTYNITDASVLVFSESSINVLQQNS
- the rpsG gene encoding 30S ribosomal protein S7, which translates into the protein MRKTKPKKRILLPDPVYGDKEVTRFVNNLMLDGKKSTAFNIFYDAMKTVEAKAKEDDKAPLDIWRKALENITPQVEVKSRRVGGATFQVPMEVRPDRKVSVSMKNMILYARKRSGKSMSEKLAAEILAAYNEEGGAFKRKEDMHKMAEANRAFSHFRF
- the rpmC gene encoding 50S ribosomal protein L29; its protein translation is MNTSEIRELSTKELIERIENEKNMLTKMKLNHAVSPLDNPMKLRFARKNIARLLTELKKRELAEKQ
- the rplP gene encoding 50S ribosomal protein L16, with product MLQPKKTKFRRRQKGRMKGNSQRGHELSFGSFGIKTLDCAWITGRQIEAARQAITRYMKREGQLWIRIFPDKPITKKPAEVRMGKGKGAPEGFVAPITPGRIMFEIEGVPYEIAKEALRLGAQKLPVHTKLVVRRDYVFEK
- the rpsS gene encoding 30S ribosomal protein S19 encodes the protein MSRSLKKGPFIDYKLEKRVLEMNETNKKSVIKTWSRRSMISPDFVGHTIAVHNGNKFIPVYVTENMIGHRLGEFSPTRVFRGHAGKK
- the rplX gene encoding 50S ribosomal protein L24 encodes the protein MSKKLHIKKGDMVIVNAGDDKGQQGRVLDVIFDKKKNRVRAIVEGVNMVTKHTKPNAKNTNGGFVEKEAPIHISNLNHIDPKEKKATRIGRRRDGDKVVRYAKKSGEELK
- a CDS encoding chemotaxis protein CheD gives rise to the protein MEDLPRYLLYPADIFVDKVPHIVSTVLGSCVSVCLYSPQMQIGAINHYILPQWNGNDLATMKYGNLAIIRILEGLLNFGCKYEDIEAKVLGGAEVLTGTPTRFHIGRRNVKIATEILNEFKIPIVFSNIGGDTGRKITFNTKTGEVDSYFIQKKINSTVDTIQKRNPEGF
- the rpsL gene encoding 30S ribosomal protein S12; the protein is MPTIQQLVRKGRAKLVDKSKAPALDSCPQRRGVCVRVYTTTPKKPNSAMRKVARVKLVNQKEVNAYIPGEGHNLQEHSIVLIRGGRVKDLPGVRYHIIRGALDASGVEGRLASRSLYGAKRPKAAKAKK
- the rpsQ gene encoding 30S ribosomal protein S17, which encodes MEKRNLRKERIGVVVSNKMNKTIVIAVKTKVKHPMYGKFVNKTSKFFAHDEGNTCGIGDTVRIMETRPLSKNKNWRLVEIIERAK
- the rplE gene encoding 50S ribosomal protein L5, yielding MKKYIPTYKTKYQKEVVPALMKEFGYTSVMQVPKIEKIIINQGVGRHSVADKKIIDTSITELSAIAGQKAVATVSRKDISNFKLRKGVPVGVRVTLRSGKMYEFLERLISVSLPRIRDFKGISGKLDGKGNYSLGISEQIIFPEIDIDKVTKILGVEITFVTTARTDEEGYALLREYGLPFKNAKKN
- the rplC gene encoding 50S ribosomal protein L3, translating into MPGIIGKKIGMTSIFTPEGKNVPCTVIEAGPCVVTQIRTVEKDGYDALQLGFGEKKEKNTPKAERKHFEKAKTSPKRLLIEFRNNEIDVNNYKLGQSITLADMEGKIQVDDYVDVIGTSKGKGFQGVMKRHNFGGVGGATHGQHNRLRAPGSMGASSYPSRVFKGKRMAGRTGGERVKIQNLVVLQVLADKNLLLVKGSVPGAIGSYLIVEY
- the rplB gene encoding 50S ribosomal protein L2, which produces MALKKYKPTTPGQRHKIVTTFDDITCATPEKSLLYPVKRSGGRNSSGKMTMRYIGGGHKRQLRIIDFLRDKENIPAIVKTIEYDPNRSARIALVAYADGEKRYIIAPVGLKVGQKVESGRNVAPEIGNTLYLSDIPLGTIVHNIELRPGEGASMARSAGTYAQLLSRDGKYANLKLPSGEVRMILVTCKATVGSVSNPDHSNEQSGKAGRNRWLGRRPRTRGVAMNPVDHPMGGGEGRASGGHPRSRKGLPAKGYKTRNKKKASSQYIVERRKK
- the fusA gene encoding elongation factor G, which produces MSKDLNYTRNIGIMAHIDAGKTTTSERILFYTGVNYKLGEVHDGAATMDWMVQEQERGITITSAATFCQWKYNDQVYNINLIDTPGHVDFTVEVERSLRILDGTVALFCAVGGVEPQSETVWRQAEKYGVPRIGFVNKMDRNGADFIGVVNQVRERLKSNPVPLVIPIGAEDKFEGIIDLITFKAVYWLDDKGQKVEVKEIPAEMLDEATEWRNQLIESVVETDDVLMEKFFDDPDTITVEELKTGIRKAVIAQTIVPMMCGSSFKNKGVQYLLDAIAAYLPSPLDKGNITGINPDTEDTVTRKPDDKEPLTALAFKVATDPYVGRLVFIRVYSGTLDSGSYVLNTRSGKKERISRLFQMHSNKQNPIENCSAGDICAAVGLKDLRTGDTLCDPAKPIVLESITFPDPVIGVAVEPKTQADIDKLGTALSKLSEEDPTFRVKSDPDSGQTVIEGMGELHLEIILDRLRREFKVECNQGNPQVAYKEAITASYQHREVFKKQSGGRGKFADIIVVVGPADEGVTGLQFINEVKGGNIPKEYIPSVEKGFKESMQNGVLAGFSLNSMKVTLLDGSYHAVDSDSLSFEICAKQAFREACKHAKPILLEPIMSVEVVTPEEYMGDVIGDFNKRRGQITGMEERGGARVVKCKVPLSEMFGYVTVLRTITSGRATSTMEFSHYSPLADNLAKEVISSVKGNA
- the rpsC gene encoding 30S ribosomal protein S3, coding for MGQKTNPISNRLGIIKGWDSNWYGGKDFSEKIVEDNKIRKYLNARLAKASISKIIIERTLKLITVTVHTARPGIIIGKGGQEVDKLKEELRKITQKDVQINIFEIKRPELDATIVANNIARQVEGKISYRRAMKMSIMSTMRMGAEGIKIIASGRLGGAEMARAEMLKEGRIPLHTFRADIDYALAEALTKVGLIGIKVWICNGEVYGKRDLSPNVGNFAASQQGNSRSPRGEFRGERGDRGGKRGGGGGRRR